One genomic window of Candidatus Pseudobacter hemicellulosilyticus includes the following:
- a CDS encoding DUF4920 domain-containing protein: MKKFLAAALFLSVFASVQAQPPKGPAKLGSTYGAGANAEGAIDIAQLPARLEQQDSIQTKVIAKVLDVCPKKGCWMSLQVNDSTTAFVKMKDYAFFVPMDMIGKTIVLEGEAKIKTTSVKELQHYAEDAKKSQAEIDAITEPKKEIRLLAYGIKVVK; this comes from the coding sequence ATGAAAAAATTCCTTGCAGCCGCCCTTTTCCTGTCCGTTTTTGCCTCAGTTCAGGCCCAGCCGCCCAAAGGACCCGCCAAACTGGGTTCCACCTATGGCGCCGGCGCCAATGCCGAAGGAGCCATTGATATTGCTCAACTGCCTGCCCGCCTGGAACAGCAGGACAGCATCCAGACCAAGGTGATTGCCAAAGTATTGGATGTTTGCCCCAAAAAAGGCTGCTGGATGTCGCTCCAGGTGAACGACAGCACCACCGCCTTTGTCAAAATGAAAGACTATGCATTTTTTGTGCCCATGGATATGATCGGTAAGACCATCGTCCTGGAAGGCGAGGCCAAGATCAAGACCACTTCCGTGAAAGAACTGCAGCATTATGCCGAGGACGCCAAAAAATCCCAGGCTGAGATTGATGCTATCACCGAGCCTAAGAAAGAGATCCGCTTACTGGCGTATGGGATCAAAGTGGTGAAATAA
- a CDS encoding CPBP family intramembrane metalloprotease — translation MRNIVGYLRSYFQSIHPAAALLTTLVTAIFIAINYSLQLEDRLMNIPHYGIRFLAFTGLFFLVFGSAWALQYIFQPHKLRITPSFFVLLFLAPAVFALKVTLDWLTRGITLPLGYPWSQYWYMVLNWPLKCAVVLGIIHLYWRMAKRRPPVAGLLFQRFNARPYAILLLLMVPLVAFASTQADFLQTYPKMQRIDFLKDHVSSMTGWRILYEISYGIDFLTIETFFRGFLVLAFARYAGRSVILPMAAFYCAIHFGKPLFECISSYFGGMILGVVVYHTKNIWGGLIVHLGIAWLMELGGTIGQLYSH, via the coding sequence ATGAGAAATATTGTCGGTTATCTCCGCAGCTATTTCCAGTCCATCCATCCTGCCGCCGCCCTGCTCACCACCCTGGTGACAGCTATATTCATTGCCATTAACTACAGTCTCCAGCTGGAAGACCGGCTCATGAACATCCCGCATTACGGGATCCGCTTCCTGGCTTTTACGGGCCTATTCTTCCTTGTTTTTGGCAGCGCCTGGGCGCTTCAATATATTTTCCAGCCGCATAAGCTCCGCATCACTCCCTCTTTTTTTGTGCTGCTGTTCCTGGCCCCTGCTGTTTTTGCGTTAAAGGTGACGCTCGACTGGCTCACCCGTGGCATTACCCTGCCCCTTGGCTATCCCTGGAGCCAATACTGGTACATGGTGCTCAACTGGCCGCTCAAATGCGCCGTGGTACTGGGTATCATCCACCTCTACTGGCGGATGGCCAAACGCAGACCGCCCGTGGCCGGACTGCTGTTCCAGCGTTTTAATGCCCGCCCCTACGCCATCCTGCTCCTGCTCATGGTGCCCCTGGTAGCATTCGCTTCCACACAAGCAGATTTCCTGCAGACCTATCCCAAAATGCAGCGGATCGATTTTCTGAAGGACCATGTCTCTTCCATGACCGGCTGGCGCATACTCTATGAAATTTCCTACGGGATCGATTTCCTGACCATTGAGACCTTCTTCCGCGGCTTCCTGGTACTGGCCTTTGCCCGCTATGCCGGCAGGTCCGTTATCTTACCCATGGCCGCTTTCTACTGCGCCATCCATTTCGGCAAACCACTTTTTGAATGTATCAGCTCTTATTTCGGGGGTATGATCCTGGGTGTGGTAGTATACCATACAAAGAATATCTGGGGCGGCCTCATTGTACATCTCGGCATCGCCTGGCTGATGGAGTTAGGTGGCACTATCGGCCAGCTGTACAGCCATTAA
- the plsX gene encoding phosphate acyltransferase PlsX: MTIGLDIMGGDFAPREAVKGIHLYLSETASPANLLVTGDEAQINPLLEEFNIPAGKVKVVHAPQVIDMHEHPTKALKEKQQSSIAIGFHLLATGKTDAFISAGNTGAMLVGAMYSIKAIEGVLRPTISTVIPKDNGKTGLLLDVGLNADCKPEQLNQFALLGSLYAKHILGIDNPRVALVNIGEEEGKGNILAQATYPLLKENNQINFVGNVEGRDVFLDKADVMVCEGFTGNVILKLAESIYEITHAKDIRHEFLERFNFENYGGTPVLGVAKPVIIGHGISQGRAFYNMILLAEKMIATDLMGKLKASFEAQ, translated from the coding sequence ATGACTATCGGATTAGATATAATGGGTGGAGACTTTGCACCACGCGAAGCGGTGAAAGGTATCCACCTGTATTTATCAGAAACAGCATCGCCGGCAAACCTGTTGGTCACCGGCGATGAAGCACAGATCAATCCTTTGCTGGAAGAATTCAATATTCCCGCCGGCAAGGTTAAAGTAGTGCATGCACCGCAGGTCATCGACATGCACGAGCATCCTACCAAGGCGCTGAAAGAGAAACAGCAGTCCTCCATAGCCATCGGGTTCCACCTGCTGGCCACTGGAAAAACAGACGCTTTTATCAGCGCCGGCAATACCGGCGCCATGCTCGTTGGCGCCATGTACAGCATCAAGGCCATTGAAGGCGTACTCCGCCCCACCATCTCTACCGTGATCCCCAAGGACAATGGTAAGACGGGCCTCCTGCTGGACGTAGGGCTCAATGCCGATTGCAAGCCCGAGCAGCTCAACCAGTTCGCCCTGCTGGGTTCGCTCTACGCCAAACATATCCTCGGCATTGACAATCCCCGTGTTGCCCTGGTCAATATCGGCGAGGAAGAAGGAAAAGGTAATATCCTGGCGCAGGCCACCTATCCCCTCCTCAAAGAGAACAACCAGATCAATTTTGTGGGTAACGTAGAAGGCCGCGATGTCTTCCTCGACAAGGCCGATGTGATGGTTTGCGAAGGCTTCACCGGTAACGTGATCCTGAAACTGGCGGAATCCATTTATGAGATCACGCACGCCAAGGATATCCGTCACGAGTTCCTGGAGCGTTTCAATTTCGAGAACTATGGCGGAACACCCGTACTGGGTGTGGCCAAACCAGTGATCATTGGTCATGGGATCTCCCAGGGCCGTGCATTTTATAATATGATCCTGCTGGCCGAAAAGATGATCGCCACAGACCTCATGGGAAAACTGAAAGCCAGCTTTGAAGCGCAGTAA
- the rpmF gene encoding 50S ribosomal protein L32 — protein MPNPKRRHSQQRGAKRRTHYKAEKVTLSKDSTTGEIHVRHRAHVSEGKLYYKGKVVAEQAPIK, from the coding sequence ATGCCCAATCCCAAGAGGAGACATTCTCAACAAAGAGGTGCGAAGAGAAGGACTCACTACAAAGCTGAGAAAGTAACACTGAGCAAGGACAGCACCACCGGCGAGATCCATGTTCGCCACCGTGCTCACGTGAGCGAAGGCAAGTTGTATTATAAAGGAAAAGTGGTTGCTGAACAAGCTCCCATCAAGTAA
- a CDS encoding DUF177 domain-containing protein: MNRRNYDIAFVGLKPGIHEFEYEIDDKFFVDYQEQDFRNCVAKVKLALDKQHGFMLLKFEVGGKLNVTCDRCGNDLPLELWDEFNIVVKMVEDPDLMNEQEEDPDVYYISKGESHLRIADWIYEFINLSIPMQRMCTPEEMGGPGCNQEALDVLKKLDAGNSGAANPLWKGLEKFKDLEDN, translated from the coding sequence ATGAACCGTCGGAATTACGATATCGCATTTGTAGGGTTGAAGCCGGGCATCCATGAGTTTGAGTACGAGATAGATGATAAGTTCTTTGTAGATTACCAGGAGCAGGATTTTCGCAACTGCGTGGCCAAAGTGAAACTGGCCCTCGACAAGCAGCATGGCTTTATGCTATTGAAGTTTGAGGTGGGCGGCAAACTGAATGTCACCTGCGATCGTTGCGGCAATGATCTGCCACTGGAGCTCTGGGATGAATTTAATATCGTGGTCAAAATGGTGGAAGATCCGGACCTGATGAACGAGCAGGAAGAAGACCCCGATGTTTATTATATTTCCAAAGGCGAAAGCCATTTAAGGATCGCCGACTGGATCTATGAATTCATCAACCTGAGCATACCGATGCAAAGAATGTGTACGCCCGAAGAAATGGGAGGCCCCGGTTGCAATCAGGAAGCACTGGACGTGCTGAAAAAACTGGATGCCGGAAATAGTGGCGCCGCCAATCCCTTGTGGAAAGGGTTGGAAAAATTTAAAGACCTGGAAGATAATTGA